One Colius striatus isolate bColStr4 chromosome 8, bColStr4.1.hap1, whole genome shotgun sequence genomic region harbors:
- the HK1 gene encoding hexokinase-1 isoform X2, translated as MEEMRNIEMVDGEQGRMCVNTEWGAFGDNGCLDDIRTIYDKAVDDYSLNAGKQRYEKMISGMYLGEIVRNILIDFTKRGFLFRGQISETLKTRHIFETKFLSQIESDRLALLQVRAILQQLGLNSTCDDSIIVKTVCGAVSRRAAQLCGAGMAAVVDKIRENRGLEHLEITVGVDGTLYKLHPHFSRIMHQTVKDLAPNCDVTFLLSEDGSGKGAALITAVGCRLRDAEQN; from the exons ATGGAAGAGATGAGGAACATAGAGATGGTGGATGGTGAACAAGGCCGGATGTGTGTGAACACGGAGTGGGGAGCCTTTGGGGACAACGGGTGCCTGGACGATATCAGGACAATATATGACAAAGCAGTTGATGACTATTCACTAAATGCCGGAAAGCAAAG GTATGAGAAAATGATCAGTGGGATGTACCTGGGGGAAATAGTCCGCAATATTTTGATCGACTTCACCAAACGGGGGTTCCTCTTCAGAGGCCAGATTTCAGAGACGCTGAAGACCAGGCATATCTTTGAAACCAAGTTCCTTTCTCAGATTGAGAG TGACAGGTTAGCCTTGCTGCAGGTGAGAGCCATCCTCCAGCAACTGGGGCTCAACAGCACCTGTGATGACAGTATCATCGTCAAGACGGTGTGCGGAGCGGTGTCGAGGcgagcagctcagctctgcgGCGCTGGGATGGCTGCCGTGGTCGATAAAATTAGGGAGAACAGAGGATTAGAGCACCTGGAAATAACGGTTGGTGTGGATGGGACCCTGTACAAACTACATCCACA cttTTCAAGGATCATGCACCAAACAGTCAAAGACCTGGCGCCCAACTGCGACGTGACCTTCTTGCTGTCGGAGGACGGCAGTGGGAAAGGGGCAGCGCTGATCACGGCGGTGGGGTGCCGGCTCCGTGATGCCGAGCAGAACTGA
- the TACR2 gene encoding substance-K receptor, which yields MSTFSVFNASNVSQADPLEDGDNWTAVTQFTQPGWQIALWAITYSLIIIISIVGNVTIIWIILAHRRMRTATNYFIVNLALSDLLMSAFNTIFNFIYASHNVWYFGEEFCRFQNWFPITAMFVSIYSMTAVAAERYVAIIHPFKPRLSPGSTRVIIGIIWLMAFGLAFPQCFYAEILTDNGTTKCIVVWPDDVGSKHQLTYHIAVIVLIYLLPLMVMFIAYSTIGITLWSSAVPGNHLNYEHQVNAKKKFVKTMVVVVIIFAICWLPYHIYFILGSFKEDIYQQKYIQQVYLAIFLLAMSSTMYNPIIYCCLNQR from the exons ATGAGCACATTTTCCGTTTTCAACGCTAGCAACGTTTCACAGGCTGATCCCCTCGAGGACGGCGACAACTGGACAGCGGTAACCCAGTTTACCCAGCCAGGATGGCAGATTGCTTTGTGGGCTATCACTTACTCCCTCATCATTATCATATCCATCGTCGGCAACGTCACCATCATCTGGATTATCCTTGCACATAGGAGAATGAGGACTGCCACCAACTACTTCATCGTTAATTTGGCTCTTTCGGATTTGCTGATGTCTGCTTTCAACACCATCTTCAATTTTATTTACGCCAGCCACAACGTCTGGTATTTTGGGGAGGAATTCTGCAGGTTCCAGAACTGGTTCCCCATCACCGCAATGTTTGTGAGCATTTACTCCATGACAGCCGTGGCTGCAGAGAG GTACGTGGCAATAATTCATCCCTTCAAGCCCAGGCTCTCTCCTGGAAGCACCAGAGTCATCATAGGGATAATCTGGCTGATGGCATTTGGCCTTGCCTTCCCACAGTGCTTCTACGCCGAGATCCTGACGGACAACGGAACGACAAAATGCATCGTTGTCTGGCCCGACGACGTCGGATCCAAGCACCAGCTCAC GTATCACATTGCAGTGATTGTGTTGATTTATTTACTGCCTTTAATGGTGATGTTCATTGCATACAGCACCATAGGAATTACTTTGTGGAGCAGTGCGGTTCCAGGCAACCACCTGAACTACGAACACCAAGTTAACGCCAAAAAAAAG tTTGTGAAGACCATGGTGGTAGTTGTGATCATTTTTGCTATCTGCTGGCTGCCCTATCACATATACTTCATCCTGGGGAGCTTCAAGGAAGACATCTACCAGCAGAAGTACATTCAGCAGGTTTATCTCGCAATCTTCCTCCTTGCCATGAGTTCGACCATGTACAACCCCATCATATACTGCTGTCTTAACCAAAGGTGA